Proteins from one Elgaria multicarinata webbii isolate HBS135686 ecotype San Diego chromosome 3, rElgMul1.1.pri, whole genome shotgun sequence genomic window:
- the MXD3 gene encoding max dimerization protein 3 isoform X1, translating into MELIARNIQVLLQAAEYLERREREAEHGYASLSPYCGQDVLQARRRPKPRKALNSLRSVHNELEKHRRAQLRQCLEQLKQQVPMNTEHSRYTTLNLLHRARLHIKKLEEQEQRAQQLKERLRCKQRHLHQRLEELLAHSSVERPRADSLDSSRFSSEHSDSEDAEVDVEGLVFSSIEEDVVAAFSTGREHSYSTSSNIWL; encoded by the exons ATGGAGCTCATCGCTCGCAACATCCAGGTGCTGCTGCAAGCAGCCGAGTACCTGGAGCGCAGGGAAAGAG AAGCTGAACATGGCTATGCTTCTCTCTCGCCTTATTGCGGCCAAGACGTGTTACAGGCGCGGAGGAGGCCGAAGCCTCGAAAGGCCCTGAATAGCCTCAG gtctgtgcacaatgaaCTGGAAAAGCACAG GAGGGCCCAGCTGCGCCAGTGTTTAgagcagctgaagcagcaggTCCCAATGAACACCGAACATTCCCGTTATACAACCCTGAATCTTCTACACCGAGCCCGGCTGCACATTAAG AAGCTGGAAGAGCAGGAACAGAGAGCTCAGCAACTGAAGGAGCGGCTACGCTGCAAGCAGCGCCACCTGCACCAGCGGCTGGAAGAGCTGCTGGCCCACTCCAGCGTGGAGCGGCCGCGAGCAGACAGCCTGGACTCTTCCCGGTTCTCCTCCGAACACTCTGATTCAG AAGATGCCGAGGTGGATGTGGAAGGTCTGGTGTTCAGCAGCATTGAAGAGGACGTTGTGGCTGCCTTCAGCACCGGGCGGGAGCACAGTTACTCCACCTCCAGCAACATCTGGTTGTGA
- the MXD3 gene encoding max dimerization protein 3 isoform X2: MELIARNIQVLLQAAEYLERREREAEHGYASLSPYCGQDVLQARRRPKPRKALNSLRSVHNELEKHRRAQLRQCLEQLKQQVPMNTEHSRYTTLNLLHRARLHIKKLEEQEQRAQQLKERLRCKQRHLHQRLEELLAHSSVERPRADSLDSSRFSSEHSDSDAEVDVEGLVFSSIEEDVVAAFSTGREHSYSTSSNIWL, translated from the exons ATGGAGCTCATCGCTCGCAACATCCAGGTGCTGCTGCAAGCAGCCGAGTACCTGGAGCGCAGGGAAAGAG AAGCTGAACATGGCTATGCTTCTCTCTCGCCTTATTGCGGCCAAGACGTGTTACAGGCGCGGAGGAGGCCGAAGCCTCGAAAGGCCCTGAATAGCCTCAG gtctgtgcacaatgaaCTGGAAAAGCACAG GAGGGCCCAGCTGCGCCAGTGTTTAgagcagctgaagcagcaggTCCCAATGAACACCGAACATTCCCGTTATACAACCCTGAATCTTCTACACCGAGCCCGGCTGCACATTAAG AAGCTGGAAGAGCAGGAACAGAGAGCTCAGCAACTGAAGGAGCGGCTACGCTGCAAGCAGCGCCACCTGCACCAGCGGCTGGAAGAGCTGCTGGCCCACTCCAGCGTGGAGCGGCCGCGAGCAGACAGCCTGGACTCTTCCCGGTTCTCCTCCGAACACTCTGATTCAG ATGCCGAGGTGGATGTGGAAGGTCTGGTGTTCAGCAGCATTGAAGAGGACGTTGTGGCTGCCTTCAGCACCGGGCGGGAGCACAGTTACTCCACCTCCAGCAACATCTGGTTGTGA